In Streptomyces paludis, the genomic stretch CCGCGATGGTGTAGACGGTCGAACCAGCGGTGACCACGCCCAGGTTGGGGACGAGCGTGGTGAACGGGTAGTCCGCGATCTTCGGCTTGGCCGCGGAGAGCACGGAGATCAGCGAGGACTTTCCGGCGCTCGGGTAGCCAACGAGGGCCACATCCGCGACGGTCTTCAGCTCCAGTACGACGTCCCCGCCGCCGCCCGGCTCCCCGAGCAGCGCGAAGCCGGGGGCCTTGCGGCGGGCGGAGGACAGCGCGGCGTTTCCGAGCCCGCCCCGGCCGCCGTCGGCGGCGACGTAGGTGGTGCCCTCCCCGACGAGGTCGGCGAGGACGTTGCCGTTCTTGTCGAGGACGACGGTCCCGTCCGGCACCGGCAGGATCAGGTCCGTACCGTCCTTGCCGGAACGGTTGCCGCCCTCGCCGGGCTTGCCGTTGGTGGCCTTGCGGTGCGGCGAGTGGTGGTAGTCGAGCAGCGTCGTGACCGACTGGTCGACGACGAGCGTGACATCCCCGCCCCGCCCGCCGTTCCCGCCGTCGGGACCGCCGAGCGGCTTGAACTTCTCACGGTGTACGGAGGCGCAGCCGTGGCCTCCGTTACCCGCGGCGACATGCAGCTCGACGCGGTCCACGAAGGTGGTCATGGGGGTTGCCTCCAGTACATACGGAAATGCGTAGCGTGAAACAAATGTCTTACGTAGAACAAACGAAGGGCGGACCCGCTTCCCGTCTCCGGGAAGTGAGGTCCGCCCTCGCGAAGAAAACCGCTCTACAGCAACCGCGTCGTAAGGACTAGGCGGCGACCGGAACGATGTTCACGACCTTGCGGCCACGGCTGGTGCCGAACTCCACCGCGCCCGCGTTCAGCGCGAACAGCGTGTCGTCGCCGCCACGGCCGACGCCGGTACCCGGGTGGAAGTGCGTGCCGCGCTGGCGGACCAGGATCTCACCGGCGTTGACGACCTGACCGCCGAAGCGCTTCACGCCGAGCCGCTGAGCATTGGAATCGCGCCCGTTCCGAGTGGACGATGCGCCCTTCTTATGTGCCATGTCTCCTCAGTCCCTTACTTCGCAGCCGCGGGGATACCGGTGACCTTGATCGCCGTGTACTGCTGGCGGTGACCCTGGCGACGGCGGTAGCCCGTCTTGTTCTTGTAGCGAAGGATGTCGATCTTCGCGCCCTTGTGGTGGTCCACGATCTCCGCCGTGACCTTGATGCCGTCCAGCACCCACGGGTCGCTGGTGACGGCGTCGCCGTCGACCACGAGCAGGGTCGAGAGCTCGACCGTGTCGCCAACCTTGGCGGTGGGAATCTTGTCAACCTCAACGATGTCGCCGACAGCAACCTTGTGCTGGCGACCACCGCTGCGCACGATGGCGTACACGCGGATCTCACTCTCGCTCGTAACGGAAACCCCTGATGCCAGCCGCTCACACGGCC encodes the following:
- the rplU gene encoding 50S ribosomal protein L21, which produces MYAIVRSGGRQHKVAVGDIVEVDKIPTAKVGDTVELSTLLVVDGDAVTSDPWVLDGIKVTAEIVDHHKGAKIDILRYKNKTGYRRRQGHRQQYTAIKVTGIPAAAK
- the rpmA gene encoding 50S ribosomal protein L27; its protein translation is MAHKKGASSTRNGRDSNAQRLGVKRFGGQVVNAGEILVRQRGTHFHPGTGVGRGGDDTLFALNAGAVEFGTSRGRKVVNIVPVAA